The following proteins are co-located in the Schistocerca nitens isolate TAMUIC-IGC-003100 chromosome 2, iqSchNite1.1, whole genome shotgun sequence genome:
- the LOC126235247 gene encoding uncharacterized protein LOC126235247 gives MFTENRISESFLLLCQREAFGLQKHLMRPYSGTHSTLEKRIFNYRLCRARRHVECAFGILSNTWRVFHRPINEYPDFAVDIIKMYVVLHNFVCDQDECLPEDTITITGLENLTGEPTVQDELQANNVQNILIKYLVSTIGTVPWQMGKI, from the coding sequence ATGTTTACTGAAAACAGAATCTCTGAAAGTTTCCTACTACTTTGTCAGAGAGAAGCATTTGGCCTTCAGAAGCATTTGATGCGGCCATACAGTGGAACACATTCAACACTAGAAAAGAGGATATTCAATTATCGTTTGTGTAGAGCTCGGCGTCATGTCGAGTGTGCTTTTGGAATATTGAGCAACACATGGCGTGTCTTCCACAGGCCTATAAATGAATATCCTGATTTTGCAGTTGACATTATCAAAATGTACGTTGTTCTTCACAATTTTGTTTGTGATCAGGATGAGTGTTTGCCAGAAGATACTATAACAATCACTGGACTGGAAAATTTAACTGGAGAGCCCACAGTACAAGATGAGCTTCAAGCTAAcaatgttcaaaatatattaataaaatatcTTGTGTCAACTATTGGGACTGTTCCCTGGCAAATGGGTAAGATATGA